One window of the Candidatus Zixiibacteriota bacterium genome contains the following:
- the ispH gene encoding 4-hydroxy-3-methylbut-2-enyl diphosphate reductase, with protein sequence MSVEKVVLAKPRGFCAGVEMAIETVERALKKHGAPIYVFHEIVHNVHVVRDFTTRGVRFVQSIEEVPVGAKLIFSAHGVSPDVWRRAKERGVSLVVDATCPLVEKVHREVRRFAAQGFWIILVGHDRHDEIVGTSGEAPDRVRVVGSVTEARAVSVPDPDRVAVLTQTTLSVDDTREILETLAQRFPAMVVPAKEDICYATQNRQDAVKGLARSVDLVLVIGSRNSENSNQLCRVARAQGTAAYLIDDYRGIDPRWLEGVSRVGITSGASVPESLVSETVEFFRALGAEVTEAGFVEENIHFALPPEVLPAT encoded by the coding sequence ATGTCAGTCGAGAAGGTCGTTCTCGCCAAGCCGCGCGGCTTTTGCGCCGGCGTAGAAATGGCCATTGAAACCGTGGAGCGGGCGCTCAAAAAGCACGGCGCGCCGATCTACGTGTTCCACGAAATCGTCCACAACGTCCACGTGGTGCGTGATTTCACCACCCGGGGCGTGCGGTTCGTTCAGTCCATCGAAGAAGTTCCCGTCGGCGCCAAGCTGATTTTCAGCGCCCACGGGGTTTCTCCGGACGTCTGGCGCCGGGCGAAAGAGCGCGGCGTAAGCCTCGTTGTCGACGCCACCTGCCCTCTCGTCGAGAAGGTGCACCGCGAGGTGCGGCGTTTTGCCGCCCAGGGATTCTGGATCATCCTCGTGGGCCACGACAGGCACGACGAGATCGTCGGGACCAGCGGGGAAGCTCCGGATCGGGTCCGGGTCGTGGGGAGCGTGACCGAGGCCCGCGCGGTTTCCGTGCCGGACCCTGACAGAGTCGCCGTGCTCACGCAGACGACGCTCAGCGTCGACGATACGCGCGAGATCCTGGAGACGCTGGCGCAGCGGTTTCCGGCGATGGTTGTCCCTGCAAAAGAGGACATCTGCTATGCCACGCAAAACCGCCAGGACGCGGTCAAAGGGCTCGCCCGATCGGTCGATCTCGTGCTCGTGATCGGTTCGCGTAACAGCGAAAATTCGAACCAGCTCTGCCGCGTCGCGCGCGCTCAAGGCACCGCCGCGTACTTGATCGACGACTACCGCGGCATCGATCCGCGGTGGCTCGAAGGCGTCTCGCGCGTGGGAATCACCTCGGGCGCTTCCGTTCCCGAAAGCCTGGTAAGCGAAACGGTGGAATTTTTCAGGGCCCTGGGAGCGGAAGTCACCGAAGCCGGGTTCGTCGAGGAGAACATTCACTTCGCCCTGCCGCCGGAGGTCTTGCCGGCTACGTGA
- a CDS encoding ammonium transporter, producing MRRRPPGWIRFVAIGLLILVSLPLVSYAQDAPPSAAPASAPAAAPAPPQIDKGDTAWLLTSSVLVLMMTIPGLFLFYGGLVRGKNVLGTIMQSFIIVALISLQWVLFGYSLAFGPDLGKIIGSLAWVGLQGVGTAPNADYAPTVPHLAFMLFQMMFAIITPALITGTFAERAKFSTFLVFILLWATFVYDPLAHWVWGKGWLGAIGALDFAGGTVVHISSGASALVAAMMFGRRIGYGYETMAPHNLPFSVIGASLLWVGWFGFNAGSALAADGLASIAFMTTNTATAAATLSWMFAEWLSRGKPTALGAASGAVAGLVSITPAAGFVGAVPAIVIGAVGGALCYTACNMKSRFGYDDSLDVVGVHGVGGTWGALATGLFASKAVNPAGNDGLFFGNPGQLGIQLIGVLATIVLAVTLTAVILGILKATMGLRVAEEEERMGLDLSQHNERGYS from the coding sequence GTGAGAAGACGACCGCCGGGTTGGATAAGATTCGTTGCAATCGGGCTGCTGATTCTGGTTTCCCTGCCGTTGGTCTCCTACGCTCAGGACGCTCCGCCGTCTGCCGCTCCAGCTTCCGCGCCGGCGGCGGCACCGGCTCCTCCCCAGATCGACAAAGGCGACACCGCCTGGCTGCTCACTTCATCGGTTCTCGTGCTGATGATGACCATTCCCGGGCTTTTCCTGTTTTACGGCGGGTTGGTGCGCGGAAAAAACGTCCTCGGAACCATCATGCAGAGCTTTATCATCGTGGCTCTCATCAGCCTGCAGTGGGTCCTGTTCGGCTATAGCCTCGCTTTCGGCCCCGACTTGGGCAAGATTATCGGAAGCCTCGCGTGGGTGGGGTTGCAGGGCGTGGGAACGGCGCCGAACGCGGACTATGCCCCGACCGTGCCTCATCTGGCGTTCATGCTGTTTCAGATGATGTTCGCCATCATCACCCCGGCTCTGATCACCGGCACCTTCGCCGAGCGGGCGAAATTCAGCACCTTTCTCGTCTTTATCCTTCTCTGGGCGACCTTCGTCTACGACCCGCTGGCGCACTGGGTGTGGGGAAAGGGCTGGTTGGGTGCGATCGGGGCGCTGGACTTTGCGGGAGGAACGGTCGTGCACATCAGCTCGGGGGCGTCCGCGCTGGTGGCGGCCATGATGTTCGGCAGGCGGATCGGATACGGCTACGAAACAATGGCGCCGCACAACTTGCCGTTCAGCGTCATCGGGGCATCCCTGCTCTGGGTGGGCTGGTTCGGCTTCAACGCCGGCAGCGCCCTGGCGGCCGACGGCCTGGCGAGCATCGCCTTCATGACGACCAACACCGCGACGGCTGCGGCAACGCTCTCGTGGATGTTCGCTGAGTGGTTGTCGCGCGGCAAGCCGACGGCCCTCGGCGCGGCCAGCGGTGCCGTGGCGGGTCTGGTTTCGATCACGCCCGCGGCGGGCTTCGTCGGCGCGGTCCCGGCGATCGTGATCGGCGCGGTCGGCGGCGCGCTTTGCTATACCGCTTGTAACATGAAGAGCCGTTTCGGTTACGATGACTCGCTCGACGTCGTCGGCGTCCACGGCGTCGGCGGAACCTGGGGCGCGCTCGCCACCGGGCTCTTCGCCAGCAAGGCGGTCAACCCCGCGGGAAACGACGGGTTGTTTTTCGGCAATCCGGGGCAGCTTGGCATTCAGCTGATCGGAGTGTTGGCGACCATCGTTCTCGCCGTGACCCTTACCGCCGTGATTTTGGGAATCTTGA